The Vibrio aerogenes nucleotide sequence ACCAAAATCAAACTGTCCTGCAGACATCGTTTCGGCGCGGTTTTCCATCTGCCATGAACCAGCTGCACCATGTTTTAAAACATCAACAACCTGCCCAATATCAAGGTGGGCATGCTGTGCCAGTGTCAGTGCTTCACTCAGGCCCTGCAATATACCCGCGATGCAGATTTGATTGACCATCTTACAGCGTTGCCCCTGACCATGCCCGCCAAGCAGAACTGCCTGTTTTGAATAGGATGAAATCACTGGGCGGATTTGTTCAAATATTTCAGTATTCCCCCCACACATCACAGTGAGTGTGCCACTTTCTGCACCAGCCTGTCCGCCAGAAACCGGAGCATCAATAAAATGAAGCTGTTGCTGTTCACAAGCTTTTGCCAGTTCAAGTGCAAGTTCTGCGGATGTTGTTGTGTGATCGACAATAATTGTCCCAGATTCTGCCCCCGCTAATATGCCATCCTTACCGTACATGACACTTCTGACATCATCATCATTTCCGACACAGATAAAGATGATCTGGCTGCCAGCTGCTGCATCCGCTGGTTTTTCACAAGCGATGCCATGGTATTGTTTTTCCCATGCAGCAGACTTTTGCCGGGTGCGGTTAAAGACTTTAGTTTGATATCCGGCCTCAGAAAGGTGCCGGGCCATTGGATACCCCATAACACCTAATCCAATGAAAGCAACATTATTCTTATCCATGAGAGGTTCCTTTTTGCTGATGGCGGGTCTGACAGGAAAATGCCAGCACTGAAGTTTATATTATACTTAAACGCTCTGAACCCTATCCTGAGATAGCTTTGGGAGCGATGGCGCCTTTTTTCTAAACACGATTGATTTAAGAATAATGCGGTATTGGATGACATATGTCAATTAGAGTTTTTTGACATATTTTAATCGGTGGTTTTGGTTTAAATCAGCAAAGGCAGCATCTTCGCTGCCTGAACATTCAGATTATTTGGGTATAAATGTTCGCGTGACACGTTTCGTTAACTGAATGACCAGTTCATAAGGTATCGTGCCAATATGCCGGGCAATTTCTTCAACCGGAAGATGCTTACCCCAGAACTCAACGAGGTCACCTACTTTGTCTGTCGCATCCGGGCCTAAATCGACAGTGATCATATCCATGGATATTCTGCCAACGACAGGAACAACTCTTCCGTTAATATAAACCGGTGTTCCCGCAGGTGTTGAGCGCGGATAGCCATCACCATATCCCAGGGCAATCACGCCAATATGCGTTGCCTGTTTTGATTCCCAGAGCGCACCGTAACCAACGGGTTGGTGGGCCTGGTGTTTTCTGACCGCGATAAGCCTTGAATTCAGGGTCATTACAGGTGTCAGGTCGTGATCATAGCCTTGTTTATCCGGAATGGGTGAAATCCCATATAACGCAATACCGGCTCTGGATACATTAAAATGTGAGTCCTTCCAGTAAAAGATGCCTGCAGAATTCGCCAGTGTTTTCGGACCGGGGTAAGGGGCAGTGTATGCTTTGAATAATTCCATCTGGGCAAGCGTTGCAGGCGAGGAAAGGTCATCTGCACAGCTAAAATGACTAATGAAACCAATATCTCCCCGGACTTGATTCGTGTTCTGTATCTGGGCGACATAGTGTGCCAGTTCATCCGGTTGGACACCTAAACGGTGCATCCCGGTATCCAGCTTTAACCATACGGTGATTTTGTTTTCCAGTTGAGTTTGTTTCAGATCTTCCAGCTGCTCTGCGCAATGAATCGTGGTTTGCAGGTTCATGGAAGCCGCTGCTTTAAGCTCATCACTGCAAAAGCAACCTTCAAGGAGTAAAATGGGTTGATCGATACCCGCTTCCCTGAGTTCTGCCGCCTCTTCTGTTCTGGAGACAGCAAACATGTCAGCTTCAGATAATGCCTGTGCAACTTTGACTGCATTGTGTCCGTATGCATCACCTTTGATGACTGCGACCAGCTTTTCGCTGTTGCATTGTGCTTTGAGTTTGTTGTAGTTATTCCTGAGCGCCTGTAGATCAATGACGGCTTCTGCTGTGATCATAATCGTTCCTGATATTGATAAATCGATTGAATTGTCTGTCTGTCCTGATTCAAATGGGCCACGGCAGTAAGGTATTGAAGCACAATCTTAAGCTTGTTTGTGGGTTCTCTCAACAGCTTCTGACCTGGTGGTATAACCAACCCTGATCCATTTCACGATTAATTTTAGCAAGTTACAGACCAGCTACAGATGGGGTGTTTGTGCCGGAAGTATGCGTGTTTCGCCCCGGATAATTAAAAATGTTGTGAATATTTCAGATAATCCAAAGGGATTTTATTTAGTTTCTTATATTGTAATTTTTTTAGTTGAATATTCTGTTTTTGTTTTCATCACTGTCAGACGCACATTTTATGATAAACAGCGCTGAATGTCTGATAATTTCCCGGGCAAAGCTAAAAAAAGCATCTTAAATGCACTATATTGGTGATAAATGAACCATAATGGTGCGTTTCATGTAAATGATTCACTTATCTGTTTAGCGTGAACTGTGATTTGGATGGAGTTTTTAAATTTTACATTAATTTTTTTTGTTAGTGTTAATCTCTATTTTTTTGGATAAATGGCAAAATTATATAAATTCAAAATTATCTGTTTGGTGAAGTTTTTTTCTGACTTCCCCCTTCCACCCGGAATATGACTCTGAGAAAGAGCACCTGTCCGGATTTTTCTGTTAAATTTCAATTTAAATTTGATGTGATTTTATATTCATTAAAATTGAATTTAAATTCATATAATAAGTGTTGTTCCGATATTGTATTCACTCTGGGATGATTCCCTTCAGAATAATTGTCATGTATTTTGCTTAGCGTTTAGTGAGATGTTCAAAAAAGAATTGAAAGTGTAACGGATTCATCCATAAATTTTAGCGACGGAGTAGATGAAAAGATGGAACTGAAAAAGCCTTATTTATTGTTTTTAGGTGATGCAGCAGATGCGTTAGCTGCAAAAGTTGCTCAGGGAATTAAAACATGGCGTCCTGAGTATTGTGTGGGTCAGTTTCGTTTAGACAGTTGCAAAGCTGATTGTGGACTGACTGACATGTCCATTACTGAGGCCGTCAATGCTGGTGCCAAGACGCTGGTCATTGGGGTGGCGAACCGAGGCGGTATCATTTCAGATGAATGGGTGGGTGTGTTAGTTGAAGCTCTGGAAGCAGGGATGGATATTGCGGCCGGACTACATAACAAACTGAATGATATTCCTGCTTTAGTTGAATGTGCGCAGAAGCATGGTCGTTCATTGTTTGATGTTCGTTATCCTTCTCAGGCGTATCCTGTCGCCAATGGTAAACCGCGTTCTGGTAAGCGTTTATTAACCGTTGGTACTGATTGCTCTGTCGGCAAAATGTATACCTCGCTGGCCATCGAAAAAGAGATGAAAGATCGCGGCATGGACGCAGATTTCAGAGCCACAGG carries:
- a CDS encoding NAD(P)-dependent oxidoreductase, whose amino-acid sequence is MDKNNVAFIGLGVMGYPMARHLSEAGYQTKVFNRTRQKSAAWEKQYHGIACEKPADAAAGSQIIFICVGNDDDVRSVMYGKDGILAGAESGTIIVDHTTTSAELALELAKACEQQQLHFIDAPVSGGQAGAESGTLTVMCGGNTEIFEQIRPVISSYSKQAVLLGGHGQGQRCKMVNQICIAGILQGLSEALTLAQHAHLDIGQVVDVLKHGAAGSWQMENRAETMSAGQFDFGFAIDWMRKDLGFCINEAEKNQLELPMTKHVDQLYASLQQRGLGRMDTSVLIKAYDQDK
- the alr gene encoding alanine racemase — translated: MITAEAVIDLQALRNNYNKLKAQCNSEKLVAVIKGDAYGHNAVKVAQALSEADMFAVSRTEEAAELREAGIDQPILLLEGCFCSDELKAAASMNLQTTIHCAEQLEDLKQTQLENKITVWLKLDTGMHRLGVQPDELAHYVAQIQNTNQVRGDIGFISHFSCADDLSSPATLAQMELFKAYTAPYPGPKTLANSAGIFYWKDSHFNVSRAGIALYGISPIPDKQGYDHDLTPVMTLNSRLIAVRKHQAHQPVGYGALWESKQATHIGVIALGYGDGYPRSTPAGTPVYINGRVVPVVGRISMDMITVDLGPDATDKVGDLVEFWGKHLPVEEIARHIGTIPYELVIQLTKRVTRTFIPK
- the dgcN gene encoding N-acetyltransferase DgcN is translated as MELKKPYLLFLGDAADALAAKVAQGIKTWRPEYCVGQFRLDSCKADCGLTDMSITEAVNAGAKTLVIGVANRGGIISDEWVGVLVEALEAGMDIAAGLHNKLNDIPALVECAQKHGRSLFDVRYPSQAYPVANGKPRSGKRLLTVGTDCSVGKMYTSLAIEKEMKDRGMDADFRATGQTGILITGGGVSADCVVADFIAGAIETITPANDEAHWDVIEGQGSLFHASFAGVTTGLIHGSQADVLVLCHEPTREHMRGLPEYKLPEIDACMEANLATARLTNPDVRFAGVSVNTSALDEDAALTYMSQLEEKVGLPVVDPFRQGVGRIVDNLSES